ccatgttgcacagctcctcaatgtgacggatcttcctggacagcttgtccttctttatttccagctgctccatcagatcagtgagtgtgagtgagagcttctctttctggctggagatgtcactcaggagtctcttctctagggcttccagctgttccctgatgtctctaaacagggcagtgactctctctgtctcaccggctgctttttctgccacttctctcctgcgctcctgcagtctctgggctcctctctcagtctcttctctctctggcctcagtttctccagaactttcctcagtgtctctttcttcttctcagaggcctcactcagcagctccaccctgtggcccctgtgctccTCAGACACCCAGcaatacacacagacacagacagactccTCCCAGCAGTAATATTTCAGGGGTTCATCATGGACGGAGCATTTCTTGTCCCCCAGGTGCATTGTGGGTTCTATTAAGACGTGTTTCGCTGACTTGCTGTGCATTCCCAGGTGCTTATtacacagagaagcctcacacaggagacaggatttaACAGCAGGTACAGGAGAGAGGACACAGTAGGTGCAGGGAATCCCAGTCTCCCACGGCTTCGGCTGATCAGAAAGGAATCGCTCTGCTATGTTCCTCAGAGTTCTGTTCCTGGGCAGGGCGGGGCGCTCCTTAAACTTCTGtctgcattcagggcaggaataagCCCCAGATCCCTCCTGGATGTCCCATGTTGTCCCAATACAGCCCCGGCAGTAGTTATGGGAAcacggcagggatacaggatcagtataaatgctcaggcagatggagcagctcagctcgtctctcagatcagcagccgACGCCATCACTGAGAGCAGGAACAGCAACTGAACAAGAAAAGAAACTGAAAGTTCCCTTTTATCAAAgacaaacagcactttgtactccTGGGAGTTAACCCTCTCAGTTCCTGAATAGGGGGAGTATCAGGCTCAGAAATATTTGTATTGTTACACTAGAAAAGAGGTGAgtgagaggagggagggagtaTGGCCGCTCCACTCACAATAACTAGTGTGATCTTAATCCTCCCTggatattattaacatgtatttatatagcgccaacatattgcgtagcaatgtaaagtaaatgtgattatacaactaaatcacatgaattctatacatagaacatatggagttacatacatcacaatcaatacaggtacaaaaagatgaggaaggccctgtgcataggcatacactctaaagggaagggagtaatacacaaggtgtgggagtgggcaagatcgaattaagtgggtgagaaatgtggtactgtatgtggtgttgcgtttggtagttaagcagagtgaggggaggcttcttgaaagaagtgcgttttcagagattacttgaaagcagaaaggttgggagaaagtcggacagaccatgggagagagttccagaggaggggtgcagcccttgcaaagtcttcaatgtgagcatgtgaggaggtaatgagagaagagttgagtagcaggtcagtagaggagcttaGTAAGCAGTTGgctgagtatatagagatgagttcagagatgtagggtggagcagagttatgaagtgctttgaaagtcagtgtcattaatttgaatttgattctgaaaggtaacggaagccagtgcagggattgacagaatggcgaggcagaggaggagcggttgctgaggtgtatgagcctcgcagcagtgttcattatggactggagaggtgacagtctctggagggggaggccaattaaaagagagttacagtagtctagacacgatatgatgagagagtgaataagaattttggcagcatcttgggtgataaatgatggtattttggatatgttccttaggtggaagtgacatgatttaataagtgactggatatgaggagtgaatggatacgtccgggatgttactggtgttagttggaggataGAAACAAacaagttaccgtatatactcgagtataagccgagtttttcaacacccaaaatttgctgaaaaactcttcctcagcttatactcgagtcagtacgcAGAAGGCTGCAAAACAGGCTGCGCTTCATGAGCTCCTCTGTGTTCCCTGCACCCCTTGATGGGGCTCCGCATCCGTGGGGTCAGCAAGACTGCCCTAATCCAGCGCTTCCTACCGTAAGTACCGGCGCACAGTAGAGGAGATGCACTATTCAGGGGTGGTTGCAACCTGCGGCCCGGGATGGAGATCAATGCGTCCCCTATTGAAACGCTCCGTTGCCGAGTTGCACTACCGGGAATCAAAGACAGTGCAGTGATTTTGTCTCCCGCTCCCTCTGAGCCTTTCTTCTCTGTGGCAGACTTTTCTTTTCACAGCTTCCCTTGCTGCCGCTCCTCCTCTCTTGTCCTAGTCTCTGCTGCAGGATCA
This is a stretch of genomic DNA from Xenopus laevis strain J_2021 chromosome 6S, Xenopus_laevis_v10.1, whole genome shotgun sequence. It encodes these proteins:
- the LOC121395194 gene encoding nuclear factor 7, ovary-like, with amino-acid sequence MASAADLRDELSCSICLSIYTDPVSLPCSHNYCRGCIGTTWDIQEGSGAYSCPECRQKFKERPALPRNRTLRNIAERFLSDQPKPWETGIPWKCSVHDEPLKYYCWEESVCVCVYCWVSEEHRGHRVELLSEASEKKKETLRKVLEKLRPEREETERGAQRLQERRREVAEKAAGETERVTALFRDIREQLEALEKRLLSDISSQKEKLSLTLTDLMEQLEIKKDKLSRKIRHIEELCNMADPLTVLQERESHGAADNEGGRDDIKVPAVGDLDVDLISETLLTGLAAIVTRVKGRTLIYGQEATDLLLDINTAHNNVSVSGDRKSASYSLTELHYPQSPERFQVPQTLSSRSFPSGRHYWEVEGSESGDWGVGVAYPSIERRGGQSWIGQNNKSWCLYRRITNRYSVIHDRKWIKLPHVSSCRRIRISLDYEAGRVSFYELSEPIRHLHTFTATFTEPLHAAFWVGWDGVWVRIIS